ATATCGGCATCGCCGTTGCATACGCGTAGTGTCACGTCCTGGGGGGCTGTCACGCTCAGTTCGAAACGCGTGCCGGGTGATTTCTCCAGATAGCGTGCGATCGCGCGGGGCAGTATGTCCCGTGCGAAAGCCTCCGATGAGGCGATACGAATCGTGCTTCGGTCAAATGAGGCGAGCGCGTTGATTTCGTCGAGCACCTGCTCGCCTTCAAGCAGGGTTCTGCGTACATGAGCGGCCAGCAGCTCGCCGGCCTTGGTTAGCGCCATGCCGCGCGGTTGCCTTTCGAATAGCGGATACCCGACCTCGTCTTCCAGTTTCGCGATCTGCCGGCTGATCGCCGAGATCGTTACGTGCAATTTCTCAGACGCCTCTCCCAATGAACCCGTATTCGCAACGGCCAGGAAGTAACGAAGAGAAACGCTGTGCATGGAGGCCCCGCTGGGTTTGCACTTTTGGAAATGGGAGGCCGCAAATAAGTCAATTGTGGTCTGACTTTTGGGTTCGTACGCTTGATCCATCGAAGAAATCGCGAGCACCGTAGAACCCTACAGGCGACGAACATGATGACACGTGACAAAGCGATCGACAACGCCATTTCATATTTCGATTCGGGTGAGTTTCTTCAGGATCTGAGACGCCGGGTCCGTATGGCAACCGAGAGTCAGGAAGCCTCGGCTATGCCCACACTCTGGAACTATCTGGGTCACGAGCTCACGCCTTTGGTGGAGCGACTCGGATTCAAATCGCGCGTCGTGGAGAATCCGTTCGAAGGCGGTGGTCCGTTCCTGCTTGCGACCCGTATCGAAGACCCGGTTCTGCCCACCGTCCTCATGTATGGGCATGGCGACGTCGTGCGGGGACAGGAGAACCAATGGAAGAATCAGATGCGCCCATGGGACATCACCATAGAAGGCGACCGCTGGTATGGGAGGGGGACCGCGGATAACAAGGGCCAACATACGATTAACCTGGCTGCGCTGGAACAGGTCTTGACCGTGCGAAAGCAGAGGCTCGGTTTCAATGTCAAGCTGCTCATCGAGATGGGTGAAGAGGTGGGGTCCCCGGGACTCGAGGCGATTTGCGAACAGAATAAGGACTTCCTCGCCGCAGATCTCCTGATCGCTTCCGATGGCCCGCGTGCCAGTGCCGCCACGCCCTGCGTCTTTCTCGGTTCGCGCGGATTCGTCAACTTTACGCTCTCGGTGAACCTGCGTGACGGCGCCCATCATTCCGGCAACTGGGGCGGATTGCTGCGCAACCCAGGCACCGTACTAGCGAGCGCGATTGCGTCGATTGTCGATGCCCGTGGCCGGATACTGATCGATGCCTTGAAACCCGGAAGTATTCCGGAGGCGGTGCGTCAGGCGCTAAGAGGTATCGCAATCGGCGGTGGGCCGAACGACCCGGAGATCGATCCTGATTGGGGTGAGCCGTCCTTGAGTCCTCAGGAGCGCGTCTATGGCTGGAACGCACTGGAGGTCCTGGCGTTCACCACGGGCAATCCCGCCAATCCAGTCGGAGCCATTCCGCCAACCGCTCGTGCGCATTGCCAGCTCAGGTATGTGGTGGGCACCGACTGCGAGCATATCGGCGCTATCTTGCAAGCCCATTTCAGGGAACACGGTCTTGAGCATGTCGAGGTCGAGATCGGCGAACAGATGGGCGCGACCCGCGTGTCCACTGATGATCCATGGGTTGAATGGGCGCTCGGGTCGCTCAGGCGAACGACTGGAAAGAAGCCCGACCTGCTGCCTAACCTGGGCGGGTCGCTGCCCAACACGGTCTTTACGGAAATTCTCGGCTTGCCAACGATCTGGATTCCTCACTCATATGGCGCTTGTTCGCAGCACGCGCCGAATGAACATCTGCTTGTCAGCGTTGCGCGCGAGGCACTGCAGATCATGGCCGGTCTCTTCTGGGATCTCGGGGAAACGGGTTCGGCGGTTCGAGACCACCGTATGCGGCGGGAAACTTCCAGAGAATTGACGTAAATCCTCCTGCTCGATCGAATGCTTCGCCAGCCACTGGAGAGTCAAATGCATACTGCTGCAACCGTAGGTGAAACCGATTCGATAGAAACAAAGTCTTCGAGCTTCAACAGGATCATATTGGCCGCATCGATAGGCAATGCGCTTGAATGGTTCGACATACTTATCTATGGGTTTTTCGCCACCATCATTGCGAAGACGTTTTTCCCGGCAACGGATGCCACGATCTCACTCCTTGTGACGCTCGGTACGTTTGGCATTTCATACCTCGTCAGACCGGTTGGTGCGCTCGTGCTCGGATCCTACGCGGATCGGCATGGCCGCAAAGCGTCGATGATGGTGTCGATCGTCATGATGATGGTGGGTACCGCGATCATCGCCCTGATGCCGAGCTACGCGAGTATCGGCATTGCGGCACCGATTGCAGTCGTGTGCGCACGCCTGATCCAGGGGTTTTCGGCGGGAGGCGAATTTGGCAGCACAACGGCGTTTCTGGTTGAACAGGCACCGGAACGAAAGGGCTTCATTGCCAGCTTCCAGTTCGCCAGCCAGGGGCTGAGCTATCTGCTTGCGGCGGGCTTCGGGGCGGTCCTGACGAATACGCTCGATAAGGCTTCGCTCGATGCCTGGGGTTGGCGTCTCCCATTTTTATTCGGGATCTTGATCGGACCTGTGGGCTTCTATCTGCGCAAGCATATTCACGAGAGCCCCAGTTTTCTGGAGGCCAAGCCGGAGGAGTCGCCGGTCAGAACCGTGCTGGCGCACCAGAAATTCCGCATGCTTCTGGCCATTGGCATACTGGTCCTGTCGACCGGGACCAGTTACGTCATCCTTTACATTCCGACCTACGCAAGCCGTCAGCTCCACCTTCCCGAGAGCTTTGGTTTCATCGCTACGGCGCTCACGGGAGCCATTCTCACGTTCGTCACGCCGTTCGTCGGCCATCTCTCCGATCGTATCGGCCGGGTTCGGATGATGACCTGGGCCGGTATCGTTTTTACGGCGACTGTTTACCCTATTTTTAAAAGTCTGGGTGAGCATGCCGGTCTTGGCGCCCTCATGGCGATGATGGCGTGGGTGGGGCTGCTGAAAGCGGTCTATTTCGGAGCCTTGCCGGCATTGATGGCCGAGACTTTCCCGATTGAAACGCGGGCGACCGGCATGGCGCTCAGCTACAACATCGGCGTGACCATTTTCGGCGGCTTCGCGCCGCTCGTCGTGACCTCGCTGATTCTTGCGACGGGCAGCAAACAGGCGCCTGCCTTTTATCTGATGGTGCTGGGCGTTATCAGTCTGCTTGCGTTGTGGCAATGTCGCAAGACGTTAAATCTGCGCTAGTCGTCATTGAATCCGGCGCGGATCGGCGCGGCTTTGACTGCCGTAGGCGCCCTGGAGCGCGGTTTGTCTTTGACATTCAGGCGCGGAGCTGCAAGCCGCTCGCGAGCACCGGTGAAGGGTTAGAAGATCCCTGAAAACCTCGCGATAGAGACATGCAGCAATTTTTTCAAACAGAATCGGGCGATAGCGCGCGTTCGCCGCTAACCGCCGGGCCGAAGGGCACCCCAAATCGCGCGCGGATCTGCCTGAGCTGCGCAGCTTCCAGGGCTGACCCTTTGCTCAGCTCGACGTATGAGCGGCAAGCGCGAAAATTGCCGAACGGTAAGAACGCTGGCGAACCGTAATTGCGCAGACAGTCGACACGGCAATTTTCTGGACAACGCTCGCCCATTCCTGCTCGTCAGGTCCGCCATTGCTGCCATTTGTCCGATGAAAGCCGTGATCAGTCGTTTATCATGGCTGGCTCACGTCGTTTGCAGGATCAGTCAGTAAGTATGATGAATACCCGAAAGATTTTGATGATTATTGGAGCGTTCCTGCTCGGATCAGCAGGAGCCACGTACTTGATGCTCCTTCAGGCGGACCGCCGCTCAATGGCAGAAGTCACGGCAGCCATGGATGAGTCCGCACGCCGTCCCGTCGTCGATTCGCGCGTCGGCGGTCACTTGACGGAAGGCAGCATCGACCAATCGAAGTCGTCCGGCGCAATTACGAAAAGCACTGCGATCGCTCAGGAACCGGTGGTTCCCGCTCCGGCTTCTGCTCTGGCAATAGGACCTGCGTCCATGACGGCCGCGCCCGCATCCAGTCCGGCCTCCGCACGAGTCACGGCGCAACTGAAACCGGAGGCACAACCGAAGCAGGTGCCGTCGACGGCAGTCGCGTCGGTGAACGTGCAGGACTCGGGTGCGCCGAAGTTGGTTCCGGCGCAGCGCGCCCTGCGTGGACGAGACGGTCTTGACCGTCGCGCGACACCGGAAACGGACGAACTGGTCAGGGAATCGGCGAAGCTCGATCCATCGCTGCCTCCGCCGGATATGTCGGCCGCTCGCGCCGCCATGGACCAACGTAGCTTCACGCCAGGCACGGGTTCGAATCCGGTCGCGGCCGCGATGACGGATCAGCTCGTCAGAGATTCGGCGAAGCCCGATTCTTCGCTGCCGCCACCCAAGTAACCGATTTCTCCGTTAGCACGTGCGGCTACATGAACTCTCCCAGCACTTGAGCACCGCGCTCCAGCGCTTGGTATAAGGCGCCCGAAGCAAGCGAATTGGCTGTCGCCGTCTACAGTATCGGCCATTTGGCGACGTTCGAAGTTCGGGCCAGATCGTTGGCACCCATTGGCGGGCGCGGACACAAGAAAGGAAAAGCAATAGGACGGTGGGCGCAGAGGCAAAACTTGCTGCAACCGTTCGGCCCCTTACTTGCGGACAACCTCTGATTTAGCGTGCTCGTGGTTCAGAGGAAAGCTAGTCATTGCACCTCGCCGCAGAGATTGACGTTGCTATACGTTGACCATACACCTGAAGATTCATGCCATGTTCGACGGTCGTGAATCGATGGATTGCGTGCTCGCCAGCGGGGCACCGATACACATCGTCTCTTGCGATGTAGATAAAGTCGGCCTTCCTAAAGAGATCTTTCTTCCGCGATGCGGACGTGAGCGGCTTGGGAAGCCACCTTTTCGCTTACCCGTCGGAACCGTTTGCACCCGGGGACCCATGGCGTTGGCCGCGTCGCGGCGGTAGGCGACGGTGTGTTGTCGGCGACCGCAACCAGTTCGCATGGGGACGCGCCAAGATCGGTCTGTCAACGAGTACGCAAGCACGTAGATGCAACTGTGCTATCGGTCGCGGCTCTTGCGCGGCATACGGGGCAGCGGGGACGAATTCAGGCAACGAAGCTGCCGGCCAGAAAACAGTGTTGGGGCGCGAGCGATGTCGTCCGTGATTGGGCTCGCTGCGGTGCACCGGTCGTACTTCCTGCTGTCCCGTATGGGCTGTCGGATTGGTAGCCCAGGCGCCGCTCTGACTGCGGAGGTGGTTGTGTCGGCTTCTGCAATCTACTCAAAACGCCGTTCAGGTGATACTCGCTTACCCTCCGGCGCAACGAGTATGAGACCTTCCAGGTAGCCTGAAACGATTGACCGGCGTGTACTAGAGTGTACTTACGATGCCTTCAATGGAGTTTCTTCCATGGATACTCACTCGATTCTGGGCATGATTCATGCCGAAGAGGCTTTACTGGTCTCCATCGTACGCTCGTTGTCACCGGAGATAAGACGCACGGTCGCCAACGATTTTCATGAGCAAGTCCAGCTCGCTGAGACTTCGCATCTGAATCCGACAACCGATCGGGAAGCGAGCGACGCGTTCAAGGCACATATCAGAAGGTTGTCGATCATGCTTGCCTCGCTGTCGTGAAGAGAAGTCGACCCGTCCGGGGCTCCACGTGTGGCGTGCGCGAGTGAATTGCATTTGCGTCTTGCGCCGACCATACTTGCTCCGTCGTGCATCTACGGGCGAACGCCAATGAACCGTAACGATTCCCAGCTCCAAGGATCGGAGAACAGGCATCCCGACGATCACAATCACGACGGCAGTGCGCTGTCGGAGGCTGATCTGCGTGTCCGCGCGCTTGAATCCCTGCTGGTGGAGAAGGGGTACGTCGATCCCCATGCGCTGGAAGCGCTGATCGAGACATACGAGCATAAGGTCGGGCCGCGCAATGGCGCGCGCGTAATCGCGAAGGCATGGCGCGACCCGGCATACAGACAATGGCTACTCGAAGACGCTACTGCAGCAATCGCTTCGCTCGGATACAGCGGCAGGCAGGGTGAACACATGGTCGTGCTGGAAAACACGCCTCGCGTGCACAACATGGTGGTGTGCACATTGTGCTCATGCTATCCGTGGCCGGTGCTCGGGCTTCCGCCGGTCTGGTACAAGTCGGCGCCTTACCGGTCTCGAGCGGTCATCGATCCGCGCGGCGTATTGAAGGAGTTCGGCTTCGAATTACCTGCCGATACCGAGTTTCGCGTTTGGGACTCTACTTCCGAGGTCCGCTATCTGGTGTTGCCTATGCAGCCTCCCGGAACCACGGGTTTCTCTGAAGAAGCGCTAGCTGAACTGGTGACACGTGACTCGATGATCGGCACGGGATTGCCGAAGACGCCAGAAGCGCAACGGGAGTTGCCATGAACGGTGCGCAAGATCTTGGTGGCATGCAATCGTTCGGTCCGATACGCCCGGAAATCGACAGTCCGGTCCTTCACGCGGACTGGGAGCGGCGCGTGCTGGCGATCACGTTGGCGATGGGCGCAGTCGGCAAGTGGAACATCGACATGTCTCGCGCCGCTCGGGAGAGTTTGCCGCCTGCGCAATACCTCGCCAGCAGTTACTTTGAGATCTGGCTCGAAGGACTGCAAAAGCTGCTGCAGGATACGGGCTTGGTGACGGCGGAAGAAATCGGCAGCGGTGAGTCCGGGAATGCGGCGGTGCCGGTCCCCCGGGTGTTGATGGCTAACGAGGTCGCTGCCGCCCTGCGGCGAGGCAGCCCCGTCGATCGCTCCGTGGCCGCCAAGGCCCGCTTTAACGTTGGCGACGAAGTGCTGACCCGTCAGTTCAATCCATCCACCCACACTCGTCTGCCGCGTTATTGCCGAGGCAGACGAGGACGCATCATCGCAGTCCACGGTGCACACGTTTTTCCCGACACCAATGCGATTGGTCTCGGCGAACGACCGCAGTGGCTCTACACGGTGCGCTTCGATGCTTCTGAACTCTGGGGAGCGGATACGACTGCGGCATCGGTCTGCGTCGATTGCTGGGAACCTTATCTCGACTATCCAGGCGCTATGCCTGCCTAAGATGACCCATCCCCCGGCGGATCTTCCCGAACTGCGTGCGGCGTTGCCGGCATTGCCATGTGACGACGCAGGGCCCGTCTTCAAGGCGCCGTGGGAGGCTCAGGTGTTCGCGATGACCCTGATCTTGCACGAGCGCGGCGAATTTACGTGGACAGAATGGGCGCTATTTCTGAATCAGGCGATCCGCGATGCGCAGGCCGCCGGCGACCCGGATCTTGGCAACACCTACTACAGTCATTGGCTGACGGCATTGGAGCGCATTAGCGACTTCAAGGGACTGCTTACAGGCGACATGCTTCTGCAGCGTCAGAACGAGTGGGACATTGCCGCTCGACGCACACCGCATGGCCAGCCGATTGTGTTGGAGTGAAGGCGAGTCCCTCATGTGGGTATGAGAGGCTTACGAGTAGTGCTCATAGCGCGACGCCAGTGGAGCAGTTTTTTTCTCTTCGGCTATCGCGGGTCCGGTCGCAAGGCGGATGTACACGCAGTTCCGTAGGCGGCCAACGACTATCAGGTCGCTTGCAGCCAGACGAAACCACGTCCAACAGATTCGCGCGCGTTCTCAGTGATTATGTTCCCGCGGGCGATCACCACCCGCTCAAACGGCCATTCCAATATGTGGTCTATCGACTCACGTGCCAATTTACGATCGCGGTAGAGGAAGCGAAGTGGCGGACTCCACGTGAGCTGCCAGGGCTAACTCAGGCGATGACCTTCTGCTCTCCGGCAGCCTGCTCGCGCATGCGACGGGCTTCGTCGCGCAGGAACTGCTGGTAATCGTCCAGATCGCCGTCGAAGGGCTCGACGCCACCCTTGGTGACGAGCCAGAACTCGTCACATACCGCGCGCAGCAGGGAACGGTCGTGACTGACCAGCATCACTGTGCCTTCGAATTCGTTGAGTGCCATGCCTAGCGCTTCGCGTGTGGCCAGGTCGAGGTGGTTGGTAGGCTCGTCGAGCAGCAGCAGGTTGGGGCGCTGCCACACGATCATGCACAACACGAGCCGCGCCTTTTCGCCACCGCTCATCGTGCTGACCGCCTGATGGACCATGTCGCCACTGAAGTTGAAGGTGCCGAGGAAGGTGCGAAGCGATTGTTCGGTGCCACTCTGGCCGGGGGCACGCATGTGCGCCGGCGTGTCCTTGGCAAGGCGGATCATGTGTTCCATCGGCGTATCGAGAGGACGCAGCACGTCGAGTTCCTGCTGGGCGAAGTAGCCGATGTTCAGGCCTTTGCCTTCGCTGATTTCGCCGGCAATCGGCGCCAGCTCGTGTGCCACCGTCTTCACCAGAGTGGACTTGCCCTGGCCGTTGGCACCGAGAATGCCGATGCGCTGCCCGGCCAGCACGGATCGGTTGATGCCCCGCACGATAACCGTCGGCGGCGTGCCCGGCGGTGCGCCGGTCGGCGCCGCGTAGCCGAAGCTCGCGTCCAGCATCGACAACAGCGGGTTCGGGACGTTGAGCGGCTCCTTGAACTCGAAGGTGAACTCCGCGTCGGCAAGCACCGGTGCGATCTTCTCCATGCGTTCGAGCGCCTTGACCCGGCTCTGCGCCTGCTTCGCCTTCGAGGCCTTGGCCTTGAAACGGTCGATGAATTTCTGCAGGTGGGCGATCTTGTCCGCCTGCCTGGCCACCGCGGCCTGCTGCAACACGAGTTGCTCGGCGCGCATGTCTTCGAACTTGCTGTAATTGCCGCCATAACGCACCAGCTTGGCGTTGTCGACGTGCACCGTCACCTGCGTCACCGCGTCGAGGAATTCGCGATCGTGGCTGATCACGACCAAGGTTCCTTGATAGCGCTTGAGCCACGCTTCCAGCCAGACCAAGGCGTCGAGGTCGAGGTGATTGGTCGGCTCGTCGAGTAACAGCAAGTCGGACGGGCACATGAGCGCGCGCGCCAGTTGCAGTCGCATGCGCCAGCCGCCGGAGAAACTGTTGACCGGCTGGCTAAGCTGCGCGGCACTGAAGCCAAGGCCCAGGATCAGCGCCTGGGCACGTGCGGGGGCATCATGTGCACCGGCGTCGTGCAGGGCCATGTAGGCGTGTGCCATGCGCATGCCGTCGTCGCTGGCCTCAGCGGCGGCTACTTCGGCCTGCGCGGCCAGCAGTACAGTGTCACCGTCGATGACGAAGTCGGTCGCACTCTGCTCGGTCTCCGGCATCTCCTGCGCGACCTGGCCCATCTTCCATGCAGCGGGAATCGAGAACTCGCCGCCGTCTTCGTGCAGCGTGCCGTTGAGAAGGCCGAAGAAGGACGACTTGCCGGCGCCATTGCGGCCGACAAGGCCAATCTTTTCGCCGGGGGTGAAGGTGACGGACGCGCTGTCGAGTACGACATTGACGCCACGGCGCAGCGTGACATTACGGACGGAAATCATAAGGAGCTACTTCGAGGAGGATAGGCATGATAGCCGAACGGAAGTACAGGGCTGTCTCTTTTCTGGCCGCACGAGTGAAGAGTCGCTTGCGCTTTGCGGCGCCCTCGGCCACAAAGCAAGGCGAGCACTGGCGCACCGGGCGTTGCGGCTGCGGGGCCAGCGAACAGACGGTGAGTGACGGCTTCTGGCCGATAGCACCAGCTCGGCGAACGCTCTCTAGAGCGGCCGTTGGACTCATCAACGGCAGCTTTCCGGCAAGCGGGGCGAATGCGCGCTCACGGCCGATGAGCTGTCATTGGGGCAAAAATTCCTGGCGACCGCTGAACGTGCAAATCGGACGCGTTCACCGATAGACCGCACACAGAAGACACGCCAGTGCCTAACGCCGCTCAAGTGCTTTGCCGATCGATGATGGTAAAGCCGGTGTCGATTTTCACCTGGGTTCGCACTACTTCGGAGCGCGGAACGGCAGCGAAGCGCGCGAGCAAGGCCTCTGCCGCCTTCGCACCAATGGTTATGCCGTCGATGCGAACCGTGGACAACGCAGGATAGACATGTGCCGCCGTACTCAGATCGCCGAAGCCCATGACTGCAAGTTCATGCGGCACACTTAACCGACGGCTTGCCGCTTCAGCGAGCACGCCCTGAGCCAGCGTGTCCGAACTGCAGACAATTATGTCTGGCGTCGAGGCGGCCAGGATCCGGCCGAGACCTTCCCGGCCGGCCTGCAAGGTCGCGGGGGCAGGGAGGACCTCGAAAGCCGGCTCAGCAACGCCAAGCCTTGCCAACTCGCTTTTGATGCTTTCGCAGCGGCGCAGGCCGCGTGGGTCGTCTACGGAGACGATGCCGAATTTCCGATAGCCTTTGTCGAACAGGTGTCGGGCCACCTCTGTACCGACCTGCTCGTGCGAGAACCCGATCACCATGTCTATCGGCGTGTCGGTGAGGTCCCAGATCTCGACGACGGGAATTTTTGCTTTCGATAGCCGGTCGACCGTCGCATCGGAATGACGGGTGCCGGCGAGCACGATGCCATCTGGCCGTCGGCCAAGGATCGCTTCGACAAGCGCCTCTTCGCGCGCCGTCGAATAGGCGGTGAGCCCCAGCAACGTCTGGTAGCCCGAAGACGTCAGGCCGTCCATCAGTGACTGGACGGTGTCCGCAAAGATCGAGTTGGCAATCGTCGGGAGCAGGATGGCGACCAGCTTGCTCCTGTTGCTGGCAAGTCCTCCAGCGAGCATGTTGGGCACGTATCCTGTCGCGCGAACCGCATCGAGCACCTTTTTCTGTGTATCGCTGCGCACGAGTTCCGGTCGATGGAGTGCGCGGGACACGGTCATCGGCGCGACACCTGCCACACGAGCCACGTCGATCAGTGTCACGCTCTCGCCCGGGTTCGCTGGCACCGCCGGCTCCCGCTCAATCCTCTTTGTCATCGATTTGCCCTGTTGGCGGTTCGTTCGCGTCGTGCGGTGCCGTAAGCCGCACGGGTTAGCTCAAATTCTTTGCAAGCTCGCGGACCATCCGCAGCCTGCCGGAATTAGACCATGAGCGCCTGATCCACGGCCAACCGAGGGTGAGCGCTGGTCCCACTGTCTAAGTGTAAACCACGATGATTGCGCAATCATCATTCGCTTGAATGATTGCGCAATCATAGTAGTATCGAGTCCATTGCCCGGAATCAGAGCCGGCAGGAGTCGTCCGCGACCGCACGGAACAGCTCAACAACCCCAGGAGACAGAAGTGGCAACGGAACCGAACACCGCAAGACGCACCAACGTCCGATGGTTCACCCTTGCGATGATTTTCATCGTCACGGTGTTCAATTACGTGGACCGGGCAACGCTATCGATCGCGGCGCCCAGCATGCGCCACGAGTTGGGCTTCGATGCGTTCACCATGGGCATTGCGTTTTCCGCGTTCGGGTGGGCGTACACGGGCATGCAGATTCCTGGCGGCCTGATCCTGGACCGATTCGGTGCGCGGGTCGTGCTTGGTCTGAGCCTGATCGTCTGGTCGGCGCTGACTTTTGTGCAGGGCTACGTGCATCTGTTCGCGTCCGCGTTCGTTGCGCTGTTCGCATTGCGTTTCCTGATGGGCGTGGCCGAGTCGCCGGCCTTTCCGTGTAACAGCCGTCTCACGGTGATGTGGTTTCCAAGCGCGGAGCGCGGCCTCGCCACGTCTATCTTCCAGTTGGCGCAGTATTTCGCACTGGCTGTCTTTACTCCGGTCATGACCTATACGGTCAGCAAGTGGGGCTGGCACTACGTGTTCTTCACGACGGGAGCGGTCGGCGTGCTGATCGGACTGTGGTGGTTGAAATCTGTGCGGGAGCCGCAGCGCGACCACCGCGTCAACGCGGCCGAGTTGGAATACATCGCAACGGGTGGCGGGCTTCCAGCCATGGGCGACACTCCGCGACCGTTCAAATGGCGCGAGATCAGGTCGATTGCGGCCAACCGCATGATGATCGGGGTTTACATCGGTCAGTTCTGTCTCACGTCGATTACATGGTTCTTCCTGACATGGTTTCCCACGTACCTCATCGAAGCCAAAGGTATGTCGATTCTCAAGGTCGGCGTCGCAGCAGCGATACCCGCGGTGGCTGGGTGCCTCGGAGGCCTCATCGGTGGACTGTGGTCCGACTGGATGCTCAAGCGTGGATTCAGTCTTACGGCAGCGCGAAAGACGCCGATCATCACCGGCCTCGTGTTGTCCAGCACGATCGTCGCGGCGAATTACATCCACTCGACCACGGCTGTGATCCTCGTGATGTCGCTTGCTTTCTTCGCGAAGGGCGTTGGCAATCTCGGATGGTGCATCGTCGGCGACGTCTCGCCGAAACACGCGATGGGCATCAGCGGCGGCATCTTCAATCTCTGCGGCAACCTCGCGAGCATCGTTACGCCACTGGCCATCGGCTGGATGATCAGGAGCACGGGTTCGTTCGAGGTCGCACTCACCTATGTCGCGGCGCTCTCGCTGCTCGGCGCTTTCTCGTATCTGTTCATTGTCGGCAAGCTCAAACGCCTGGAGGAGGGGGAGTCCGACGGGACTTCGCCCAAGAGTGCGCCTGTTACCGGCTTGAACCCACGCCACGGCAACTGACGCCGTGAATCAAGCTCTCTCCCGCAAAGGATAACGTTCATGATCGCTACCAGCTCCCTCGCTTCTGGCGCTTCAAGTGACCAGATCAAATGGATTCGTATTGCATCGACCATTCTCCCGTTGGCCAACCCCATCAGCGATGCCAAGGTCTTGACGGGTCGCCAGAAGCCGATGACGGAAATTGTCATCCTGTTCGTCGAGATCGAAACGGCCGATGGTCATCGCGGTCTCGGTTTCAGTTATTCGAAGCGCGCCGGTGGGCCGGGTCAGTTTGCCCACGCAAAAGAGATTGCGCCCGTATTGCTCGGTGAAGACCCGAGCGACATCGCCCGGCTGTGGGACAAGCTTGCGTGGGCGGGCGCCTCGGTTGGACGCAGCGGTATGGCCGCACAGGCGATCGGTGCATTCGATGTTGCGCTATGGGATCTGAAAGCAAAGCGGGCAAACCTGTCGCTCGCGAAACTGCTCGGCGCACACCGCGATTCTGTGCGTTGCTACAACACGTCGGGTGGCTTTCTCCACACGCCGCTCGACGAGTTGTTGACGAATACGGATGCGTCGCGCGAGAAGGGCATTGGCGGCATCAAGCTGAAGGTGGGCCAGCCCGACTGTGCGCTGGACATTCATCGCGTGCAAACTGTCCGCAAGCATCTGGGCGACACCTTCCCGCTGATGGTCGATGCGAATCAGCAATGGGACCGGCCCACAGCGCAGCGCATGTGCCGCACATTCGAGCAATACAACCTGGTATGGATCGAAGAGCCGCTCGATTGCTACGACGCCGAGGGCCACGCGGCGCTCGCCGCGCAGTTCGACACGCCGATTGCCACGGGCGAGATGCTGACCAGCGTTTCAGAGCATTGGGAGTTCATCCGACAGCGCTCGGCTGATTATCTGATGCCGGACGCGCCTCGCGTCGGCGGTATCACCCCGTTCCTGAAGGTAGCGACTCTAGCCGACCACGCGGGACTGATGCTGGCGCCTCACTTTGCGATGGAACTCCACGTGCATCTTGCAGCCTGCTATTCGCGCGAGCCGTGGGTCGAACACTTCGAGTGGCTCGAGCCGTTGTTCAATGAGCGACTCGAGACCCGCAATGGCCGGATGATTGTGCCGACGCGCCCGGGGCTCG
This genomic stretch from Paraburkholderia caffeinilytica harbors:
- a CDS encoding M20 family metallopeptidase translates to MTRDKAIDNAISYFDSGEFLQDLRRRVRMATESQEASAMPTLWNYLGHELTPLVERLGFKSRVVENPFEGGGPFLLATRIEDPVLPTVLMYGHGDVVRGQENQWKNQMRPWDITIEGDRWYGRGTADNKGQHTINLAALEQVLTVRKQRLGFNVKLLIEMGEEVGSPGLEAICEQNKDFLAADLLIASDGPRASAATPCVFLGSRGFVNFTLSVNLRDGAHHSGNWGGLLRNPGTVLASAIASIVDARGRILIDALKPGSIPEAVRQALRGIAIGGGPNDPEIDPDWGEPSLSPQERVYGWNALEVLAFTTGNPANPVGAIPPTARAHCQLRYVVGTDCEHIGAILQAHFREHGLEHVEVEIGEQMGATRVSTDDPWVEWALGSLRRTTGKKPDLLPNLGGSLPNTVFTEILGLPTIWIPHSYGACSQHAPNEHLLVSVAREALQIMAGLFWDLGETGSAVRDHRMRRETSRELT
- a CDS encoding MFS transporter, translated to MHTAATVGETDSIETKSSSFNRIILAASIGNALEWFDILIYGFFATIIAKTFFPATDATISLLVTLGTFGISYLVRPVGALVLGSYADRHGRKASMMVSIVMMMVGTAIIALMPSYASIGIAAPIAVVCARLIQGFSAGGEFGSTTAFLVEQAPERKGFIASFQFASQGLSYLLAAGFGAVLTNTLDKASLDAWGWRLPFLFGILIGPVGFYLRKHIHESPSFLEAKPEESPVRTVLAHQKFRMLLAIGILVLSTGTSYVILYIPTYASRQLHLPESFGFIATALTGAILTFVTPFVGHLSDRIGRVRMMTWAGIVFTATVYPIFKSLGEHAGLGALMAMMAWVGLLKAVYFGALPALMAETFPIETRATGMALSYNIGVTIFGGFAPLVVTSLILATGSKQAPAFYLMVLGVISLLALWQCRKTLNLR
- the nthA gene encoding nitrile hydratase subunit alpha, coding for MNRNDSQLQGSENRHPDDHNHDGSALSEADLRVRALESLLVEKGYVDPHALEALIETYEHKVGPRNGARVIAKAWRDPAYRQWLLEDATAAIASLGYSGRQGEHMVVLENTPRVHNMVVCTLCSCYPWPVLGLPPVWYKSAPYRSRAVIDPRGVLKEFGFELPADTEFRVWDSTSEVRYLVLPMQPPGTTGFSEEALAELVTRDSMIGTGLPKTPEAQRELP
- the nthB gene encoding nitrile hydratase subunit beta yields the protein MNGAQDLGGMQSFGPIRPEIDSPVLHADWERRVLAITLAMGAVGKWNIDMSRAARESLPPAQYLASSYFEIWLEGLQKLLQDTGLVTAEEIGSGESGNAAVPVPRVLMANEVAAALRRGSPVDRSVAAKARFNVGDEVLTRQFNPSTHTRLPRYCRGRRGRIIAVHGAHVFPDTNAIGLGERPQWLYTVRFDASELWGADTTAASVCVDCWEPYLDYPGAMPA
- a CDS encoding nitrile hydratase accessory protein, producing the protein MTHPPADLPELRAALPALPCDDAGPVFKAPWEAQVFAMTLILHERGEFTWTEWALFLNQAIRDAQAAGDPDLGNTYYSHWLTALERISDFKGLLTGDMLLQRQNEWDIAARRTPHGQPIVLE